The Parafrankia irregularis genome contains the following window.
CCGCGGGCGACGAGACTCGCTGTCGTGCTCTGAAGATCGGTGAGCTGATGGCTCATCTGACCGGCGGCACTCTGGGCCGCAGGAGTGGTAACCGTGCGCATGGGTGGTCCGTCCGTCCGGGGGCAGGGGTCGGAGGCACCGGCGGCGAGATCCAGCCTGTCAGTAGCCGGGAGGTGAACCAGCCGACAGGGGGATGCTACCGTCCGTACCGATGACGTCTAGATATGAGGCATTTTCTTAAGGTGTGGACATCATTTATCCTTCAAGTAGTGAGTTGACTACCTGGATTGGCGTGATTTCGCCGCGCCGGATCAGGAGCCCTCTTCCCGGTGGGCCCGGGCCGCACAGCGCTCGAGGCAGCCGTACGCCGAACAGATCGCCATCCGCGGGGCCGCTCGGGGTGAGCAGCACTCCGCACCGGGAACGACGGGCGTCCACCACGAGGCCGCGGAACTGGTTGACCAGATCCTCGGTGGTACCGGCGGCGACAAGTCGACTCTCGTCGGCAAGGTCGTCACGCAGCAGGGCCGCGAGCTCCTCGCCGAGCGGAGTGCCGGTGACGGATTCGACGTCGTCGACGAGAAAGACCGTCTGGGAACCGGCCGGCGCTGCCTCCCCGCACCGCAGCTGATCGGCGTCGGAGACGTCCACCACGATCTGCGTGGCCGCTTCTCCGGCGAGTTCCCGCAGCGGCGACGGCCGTGGGCTGACGACAACGGTGCGGCAGCCATGTGTGTGTAGCTCACCCGCGATGGTGAGCAGCGCGGTGCTGCGACCGGATCGGGGCGGCCCGGCGATCACGAAGCCTGGACCATCCATGGCGAGATCGATGCTGATGGGCGCCAGCTCGTCACCCCCGACCGCCAGAATGATCGGCAGTCGTTGCCCGTCGACAGCGCGATCGGTCTCGGAGCTGCTCAGGGTCCGCAGGGTCCGTCGACCGACCCGGGCAGGTAGGCCGTCGACCCGAAACGGGCGAGGCTCGACCTGTGTGGCGGGCTCGGCCTGTATGGCCGCTTGCGGCCCTGGCGAACCCGCGTCGGACCGTGTACCGCCGAGTTCTGGCCGCTGGCGCGCCGGCCCTGCGCCGGCGGCTGCCAGCCGGCGCAGCATGCCAGCCTGCGCTGCGCCGGATGGATCGTCGGTCAGCAAGGCCACCTGGACTTCGACCGGACCGTCTGACTCGGCCCAGACACGCTCCGTGGATCCGTTGGACCCGCCGATCAGATACCCCCTTCCGGGCGGAAGGGCTTCGGGAACGCGCAGGCCGGCCAGCCCGGCGAGGCCGTAGTCGGAGCGTTCCGCCATGCGCAGCACCAGGCGCTGATCGATGGTCGACGCCAGCTGCCCGGTGAGTCCGCGCCGGTCAGCGGTGACCACGATTCTCAACCCGACCGCCGGGCCGTCCCGGGCAAGTGCCAGGAGTCGGTCTATGGCCGCCGCGCCGTCCAGGTTCTCGAAGGAGGCGAGAAAGCCTTCGTACCCGTCGAGGAGAAGGAGGAGATAGGGCAGGGCGGAGGATGCTGCCCCGTGGGTGCTCCGAGCCTGCTGTGCCTGCCGCGCTTCGGCCAGGTCGGCGAAGCCACCCTGGGAGAGAAGGATCTGCCGGCGCGCCACCTCCGCTGCCAGCCGAGCCAGCAGACGGTGCACCCGCTCGGTTTCGGCAACGGTGACAACGGCTCCGGTGTGGGGCAGGTCCGCGACCGGCGCCAGACTGTTGTTCCCGCAGTCCAGGCCGTAGATGTGGACATCCGCTGGCGACGCGGCGAGCGAGGCCGATCCGGCGACGGTCCGCAACACCGTCGACCGCCCGGACCGGGGCGCGCCGAGGACCAGCAGGTGAGATCCGCCTTCGAGATCGAGCGCGAGGGTGGGCTGGGCCTGCGCCCGGCACAGGTCGGCGAGCCCGAGTGGCACGCGCAGGCCGCTGTGCTTCGGCGTGCCCACCTCGGGCGTGGCACCCTCCGGCGTGCCATCGTCCGGCGCGCCGATCGGGGGCAGGGCGGCGATGGTCGTGCGGACGGGCAGCGGTGCGAGCCACGGCCGGCGCGGGCTCGGAAGGCGGCAGACCCGGGCTGCCTCCTGCAGAGCGTCGGCCAGCAGGCGCAGGTCCGTCGGCTCGTCCGCCGCAGGCGGGTTCAGTCGCACCTGGCGTGACGAGCGCGCCTCGCTTTCGGCCCGGATGACCGACGCCAGCACCTCTCCGGCGGGCGGCCAGGGCAGCTCGATGACGAGGGGCTCCGCCGAAGCGGAAGCCGAAGCCGAAGGCGAGGCGGGCGGTGCATCGTCGCGTCGGCGTGCGCCTCCGATCCGGGCGGTCTGGAAGACAACCGGAGGATCCTGCCCGACTCGAAGAATCGCGCGGCCCGGCGCCGACACAGGAAGACGCGCCGCGTCCGGAAGCCCCAGAACATCCGTGCTCTCGGTCGGATCAGTGACCCGCAGCGCGATCCGAAGGTTCGTGTTGGCCAGGATCTCCGGCGAGACGACGCCGGCTGGGCGCTGGGTGGCGAGCACCAGGTGCATGCCCAGCGAGCGCCCTCGACCCGCAAGCCCCACCAGGCCGGTGACGAAGTCCGGGAGCTCACGGACGAGCGCGGCGAACTCGTCCACGACGACGACGAGCCGCGGCAACGGATCCGGCTGCATCCCGCCTGGTACATCGGACTCGGTCGACCCGGCGGGCCGGGCTCGCCGGGTACGCACGGCGCGTCGGTACTCGTCGATGTCCTTGCAACCAGCGGCTGCGAACAGCGACTCCCGCCGCCGCAGCTCAGCGCCAAGGGAGTCCAGCGCGCGCTGGACCAGGTGCGGATCGAGATCGGTGACGAGGCCGACGGTGTGCGGCAGCCGGGCGCAGTCACCGAAGGCGCTTCCACCCTTGTAGTCGATCAGGACGAAGGTCATCTCGTCGGGGCGGTTGTGGATGGCCAGCGAGGCGACCAGGGACTGGAGAAGCTCGGACTTCCCCGCCCCCGTGGTCCCGGCGACGAGGGCGTGTGGTCCGTCGCGGCTCAGGTCGAGGTTGACCGCTCCGGTCGGGCCCACGCCAATCGGAAACGTCGCCGCGCCGCCAGCCGTGATCCAGCGTGGGGCGAGCACCCGTGAGCTCGGTGGATCCAGCTCCAGAAGATCCAGCAGCCGGATGTCCGTCGGCAGCCGCGTCCCGCCCGACGCCTGGGGCCCGGGATCACGTAGCGGCGCCAACGCACGGGCCAACCGCTCGCACCATCGCCCAGCCGCGGTGGTGGACTCGGAAGCGGCGGTTGTGGTCGCCGAGAGCCTTGTGGAGATCGATTCTCTGGGATCTCCGCGGGGCCGGTCGGCTGTGGAGGGCGTGTCCGCGCCACCGACGAGATCCGGCTGGATGCGGTCGATGTCCGGGTGGCCCTGCTGCCGCAACCGGACCCCGGCCGGGCCTTCGTCCACGACTGCCACGCACTCGGGCGGGAGGAGCCGTGGGTCGTGTTCGAGGCAGACCACGTGTATGCCGACGCCAGGCCCGGACCGCAGTACCGGGATCAGCGCGGCGCGCAGCGTAGCCGCGCCTTCGACGACAGCCAGGACCGCGGGAGCGCCCCCGGTCCGGCTGCCGGCGCCGCGATCGGCCAGGCGCAGCCGTGCTTCGGTCAGCGCCACCAGCTCATCGACCAGACGCGCCCGGCTCGGCCCGTCGGCGCCGACGAGCACGGAGCCCGGCGGACCGCCGGCTGGGCGGCAGTGCGGCAGCCACCGCGTCCACTCCCAGCTCGGCGCCGCGGCGGGGTCGACGGCAAGGTGGATCGCCAGATCTCGTGGGCTGTGAAGCGCCGCGGCCTGCGAAACGAGCCAGAAGCCGATCTTTCGGGCGAAACCTCTCGCGCCGACGACGCCGAGGACGCCGATGTCGGGCAGTGGGACCGTGACCGGCACGGCCCGCAACATCCACCGGGTTGTCCGGCGGTGGTCCGGCGCGGCCGGGTCTTCCAGCCGGACTCGGCTCGGTACGTCTCCCGTGCCCACACGAAGGTGCAGGAAGTCGGGATCTTCCGGGCGACGCTCCCACAGGCCACGCCGAGGCCCCACCGCACGCAGCATCACCGCAGCGGCGTCGGGGTGGGACGCGCGCCGGACGGCGGACTCGTGCTGCAGCGCGGCTGCGGCATCCCGTTCGATGTCGGCTCTGGAGCGCTGGTACTCGGCGAGCGCGCGACGATGGTCGCGTGTGTCGCGGCGTTTGCCCGCCAGATGGGATCCCAACAGGGACAGCGGTGCCAGCGCCGCGAACAGCAGGAGGTGGGCGGCGTGCAGGACAAGTGCCATGCCACCGGCGGCGACCGCCGGCAGGAGCGCTGCCAGTACCGGGGGCGGCGCGGCCGGCGGTGCCGTGGGCAGTGCGGGCAGGCGGTAGCGGCTGTCGCCGGCCCAACGCACCAGACGTGGCTCCCGGCTGATCTCAAGACCTGATCCGGCATGCTCCGGCCGAAGCAGTGCGTCTGGCGGACTGGGCGTGGTGAGCAGCAGAGATGTGGCTCCGACCTGCAACGCCAGCCCGGCCAGGTCACTCGCGTGCCGTAGCGCGGAGAAGGTGACGGGGCCGGTGCGCTGGCAACCGTCGATCCACACCTCGGACTGAACCCTGGGTGTGACGACGCAGGAACCGTCGACCTCGATCCGCAGGGTCAGCGCCTGTGGCGGTGCTGTCTGTTCGGGAAGAACGATGCCACCGAGGGGATCCGCGCCGACACCGTACTCGCCGGCGGCAAGCTGGTACACGGCTCCCGAGCCCGGGCCGCCGGTGACCCGGAGCTCGACCAGGCCCAGGGCTTCTCTGCGCTGGCCGAGTGGCGTCCCGAGGCCCACCAGCGATCCGTCGCGCAGTGGGGATGCGCCGAGCCGCAGCGCCGCGTCGATCTCGACGCCGTCGATCTGGACGGATGGCGTGGGTACCTGACGGTGCTGCGACGTGCCCGGATGGCGCTCCCGGCCGCCGAGGGGAGACCCGCGTCCGCGGGGAGGGCGCCCGCGGTTGCTGGGAGGGTGCCGCCCGGAGCCCGGGTTGTCGCTGCCACCCGGCCGCGACGCCGCCAACGCGTCGGCGATCGCGCGCATCGGTGTCTCGGGGGCGGCACGGATGAGAACGGTCCGGACGTCGGCCGACTGCGCGGGCGCCTCGCCGTCGGCCGCCCGCGGATGCCCGCTCTCGGGTGGCAGCGCCACGGTGCAGGTGATCCACATGGCCGGCACGATACCGGCGGAGAGCGACTGCTCTCTCTGTGTTACCTATTCAGGAGAGTTGATTCGGTTGAGGATCGTTCGACGGCGCGAAACGCCGGCCTCTCGCCCGCACGACTTCGTCGCCAGCCGCTCTCACCAGCGCTTCCGCGTCGGACGGCGGCGTTCCTGAACCCGCCGTGCCCATGGCCGCGGCCGAACCGAGCGGCCTGGGCGACGCGGCGACGTCATGGCCCGATCGGAGTCGTCCCACGAAGGCCAGCCCAACGCTCACCGTGATCTGGATCTGCTGTCCGTCGACAAGCATGGGCTCGGCGAGGGACGAACCGACCTGGTCCGCCAGAAGGGTTGCCGCTGAGCTGGTCGTCTTCGGCATGACGATGACGAACTCGTCGCCGCCCCAGTGGCCGAGCAGTGCATCGGAACCGAGCACGGCCTGAAACCGCCGCGTCACCTCGCAGAGAGTGCTGTCGCCGACCGCGTAGCCGTACCTCTCGTTGACCAGGCGAAATCGGTCCAGATCCAGGAACAGGACGGCCACCCCGGGGTTCTCGGTACCCGGAGCGACAGGCCGCCCGATCGCCGGCGCTCGTGTCGTCGTCACTCGCGCCGGCATAGCCCGAACGGGGCCCGGCGTCGGAGGCGGGCTCGCACTACTCGCCCGTGCGGGTGGTGTTCGTCGTTCGCTGGGACTGGTCCGGCCGGGCGGCGCGACATAGCCCGGTTCGACCGCCGCGTTCGCTTCCAGGGCATCGTCGATCAGATCACGGAGCGCCAGGCGGTTGGGAAGCCCGGTCACCGGGTCATGCAGGGCACGTTGTCGAAGCGCAACGGCCTGGCCGTGGCGTTCGGTCACGTCGTCGACCACCACGACCAGTCCGTCCCCACGGCTCAGCCCTCTGATCCGGACATCCACCCAACGCTCGCCGCGGGGCGAGGAGACGGGGAGCTCGAGGTGCACCTGCTCGCGGCGTGAGTTGAGCATCCGCCGGGTCAGGAGAGCGAGCTGGCGCAGCGGAGCGGCGTCCTGGCCGGCGGTGTCACAGGCGGCGAGCCAGCTGGTACCGGGGCGGACCGGGACGACCGCCAGCCCCGCGGCGGCGCTGCGCCGCCACGCGTCGTTGAGGCGCACGACCGTTCCGTCCGGCCCGAGGACGGCGATGCGGGACGGCAGGGAGTCGAGGACCACGGCGGCCAGATCGTCGGTGATCACCGAACCTGTGTCCTCCCGGGAGATGGAAGCCGTGGCTGTAGCTGTCTCGGTCCTGCCACCGGCCGTCATGGATCAGTGCGGACGCCCGTTTCGATCTGGTGGTGGTGCTCCGACCGATGCCCGCGATCCTTGACCGCGGGCTGGCGCCCTGCCCGACAAAGGTCTCTCCGGAGTGAGAACGATGCGTTTCGATGGTGTTAACGGTGTTGTTGTCTTGGGTTTTCCGGTATCCAGGTGGCGAAATCTGCCCGACCTGGTTTCCGGTGGGTGGGAGGTCGCTGCGGCGCCCCACCAGGAGCCGCCGAGGGATGCGCCGTCGGGTGCTCCGCACCTCCAGCGCCACGTTCGCGTGGTACCTTCGCGCGCCGCGGGGGCGCGCCTGTCGGCGGCGCGTGGTCGACCCGGAACGTTCATCTGAGCGTCGTGGCGCCGGATCCGGCCGCAAAGTAGGTTTCGTGTTCGTCGAAACACAGCCTGTTCGACCGGATGGAGCACAGGGTGAGCCTTTTCGATCGTCGACCTGCATCTGCAGAACCCCCGACCATGCACCGTGAGACGGAAAAGGCTCGTATCAACCGTCGGACACTTTTCCGTCTTTCCGTGGCGGGGGCGGGGACCGCCGTTTTCGCCGGAGCGGCCTGGGACGCGGCTCTTGCCGCCTCAGCCCAGCCCGGAACAAGCCCGTACGGGCCGCTCGGTGCCGCGGATGTGAACGGAGTGGCATTGCCGAGCGGCTTTACCAGCCGAATCGTGGCGAGGTCCGGACAGGCCGTGTCGGGCACCTCATATCTCTGGCACGGGGCACCGGACGGAGGTGCCTGCTTTCCCCGGGACGGCGGCGGCTGGGTCTACGTTTCCAACTCGGAGCTTCCGGTGATAGGAGGGGCCTCGGCCCTGCGTTTCGACGCGAATGGAACCATTGTTTCGGCCGGGTCCATCCTGTCCTTTTCCAACGCGAACTGCGCAGGTGGCCCGACGCCGTGGGGAACCTGGCTGTCCTGCGAGGAGATCTGGCTCGGGCGGGTATTCGAAACCTTCCCGCAGGGCGGAACGTCAGCGGTAAGCCGTCCGGCGATGGGGCGCTTCAAGCACGAGGCCGCCGCCTGCGACCCCGTTCGGAAGGTGGTCTACCTGACCGAGGACGAGACCGACGGATGCTTCTACCGCTTCCGGCCGACGACCTGGGGTGACCTGTCGTCGGGAACGCTGGAGGTGCTCACCGC
Protein-coding sequences here:
- a CDS encoding GGDEF domain-containing protein — its product is MITDDLAAVVLDSLPSRIAVLGPDGTVVRLNDAWRRSAAAGLAVVPVRPGTSWLAACDTAGQDAAPLRQLALLTRRMLNSRREQVHLELPVSSPRGERWVDVRIRGLSRGDGLVVVVDDVTERHGQAVALRQRALHDPVTGLPNRLALRDLIDDALEANAAVEPGYVAPPGRTSPSERRTPPARASSASPPPTPGPVRAMPARVTTTRAPAIGRPVAPGTENPGVAVLFLDLDRFRLVNERYGYAVGDSTLCEVTRRFQAVLGSDALLGHWGGDEFVIVMPKTTSSAATLLADQVGSSLAEPMLVDGQQIQITVSVGLAFVGRLRSGHDVAASPRPLGSAAAMGTAGSGTPPSDAEALVRAAGDEVVRARGRRFAPSNDPQPNQLS
- a CDS encoding FtsK/SpoIIIE domain-containing protein, with protein sequence MALPPESGHPRAADGEAPAQSADVRTVLIRAAPETPMRAIADALAASRPGGSDNPGSGRHPPSNRGRPPRGRGSPLGGRERHPGTSQHRQVPTPSVQIDGVEIDAALRLGASPLRDGSLVGLGTPLGQRREALGLVELRVTGGPGSGAVYQLAAGEYGVGADPLGGIVLPEQTAPPQALTLRIEVDGSCVVTPRVQSEVWIDGCQRTGPVTFSALRHASDLAGLALQVGATSLLLTTPSPPDALLRPEHAGSGLEISREPRLVRWAGDSRYRLPALPTAPPAAPPPVLAALLPAVAAGGMALVLHAAHLLLFAALAPLSLLGSHLAGKRRDTRDHRRALAEYQRSRADIERDAAAALQHESAVRRASHPDAAAVMLRAVGPRRGLWERRPEDPDFLHLRVGTGDVPSRVRLEDPAAPDHRRTTRWMLRAVPVTVPLPDIGVLGVVGARGFARKIGFWLVSQAAALHSPRDLAIHLAVDPAAAPSWEWTRWLPHCRPAGGPPGSVLVGADGPSRARLVDELVALTEARLRLADRGAGSRTGGAPAVLAVVEGAATLRAALIPVLRSGPGVGIHVVCLEHDPRLLPPECVAVVDEGPAGVRLRQQGHPDIDRIQPDLVGGADTPSTADRPRGDPRESISTRLSATTTAASESTTAAGRWCERLARALAPLRDPGPQASGGTRLPTDIRLLDLLELDPPSSRVLAPRWITAGGAATFPIGVGPTGAVNLDLSRDGPHALVAGTTGAGKSELLQSLVASLAIHNRPDEMTFVLIDYKGGSAFGDCARLPHTVGLVTDLDPHLVQRALDSLGAELRRRESLFAAAGCKDIDEYRRAVRTRRARPAGSTESDVPGGMQPDPLPRLVVVVDEFAALVRELPDFVTGLVGLAGRGRSLGMHLVLATQRPAGVVSPEILANTNLRIALRVTDPTESTDVLGLPDAARLPVSAPGRAILRVGQDPPVVFQTARIGGARRRDDAPPASPSASASASAEPLVIELPWPPAGEVLASVIRAESEARSSRQVRLNPPAADEPTDLRLLADALQEAARVCRLPSPRRPWLAPLPVRTTIAALPPIGAPDDGTPEGATPEVGTPKHSGLRVPLGLADLCRAQAQPTLALDLEGGSHLLVLGAPRSGRSTVLRTVAGSASLAASPADVHIYGLDCGNNSLAPVADLPHTGAVVTVAETERVHRLLARLAAEVARRQILLSQGGFADLAEARQAQQARSTHGAASSALPYLLLLLDGYEGFLASFENLDGAAAIDRLLALARDGPAVGLRIVVTADRRGLTGQLASTIDQRLVLRMAERSDYGLAGLAGLRVPEALPPGRGYLIGGSNGSTERVWAESDGPVEVQVALLTDDPSGAAQAGMLRRLAAAGAGPARQRPELGGTRSDAGSPGPQAAIQAEPATQVEPRPFRVDGLPARVGRRTLRTLSSSETDRAVDGQRLPIILAVGGDELAPISIDLAMDGPGFVIAGPPRSGRSTALLTIAGELHTHGCRTVVVSPRPSPLRELAGEAATQIVVDVSDADQLRCGEAAPAGSQTVFLVDDVESVTGTPLGEELAALLRDDLADESRLVAAGTTEDLVNQFRGLVVDARRSRCGVLLTPSGPADGDLFGVRLPRALCGPGPPGRGLLIRRGEITPIQVVNSLLEG
- a CDS encoding alkaline phosphatase PhoX, whose amino-acid sequence is MNRRTLFRLSVAGAGTAVFAGAAWDAALAASAQPGTSPYGPLGAADVNGVALPSGFTSRIVARSGQAVSGTSYLWHGAPDGGACFPRDGGGWVYVSNSELPVIGGASALRFDANGTIVSAGSILSFSNANCAGGPTPWGTWLSCEEIWLGRVFETFPQGGTSAVSRPAMGRFKHEAAACDPVRKVVYLTEDETDGCFYRFRPTTWGDLSSGTLEVLTATTGATGPVGWARVPTPAGLLQATRNQVSAAAHFNGGEGCWYANDICYFTTKGDNRVWAYNASAQSLSIVYDAAQAGANPPLTGVDNITGSRAGDLFVAEDGGNMEINIITPDGIVAPLLRVDGHSGSEITGPAFTPAGDRLYFSSQRGTTNSSTAGITFEVTGPFRV